The DNA region GGGCCGTCGCTGACGATTCGGCAGTTCAACGAGGTGCCGCTCTCCATCCTCCAGATCACGAAGTGGGGGACGCTCAGCCCCGAGATGTCGGCGTATCTGTGGCTCTGTCTGGAGAACGACCAGACCATCTTCGTCGCCGGCGAGACGGCGTCGGGGAAGACGACGACGCTCAACGCCATCCTCTCGTTCATCCCGAGAGACGCCAAAATCTACACCGCGGAGGACACCGCGGAGGTCCTTCCACCGCACAGCACGTGGCAGCAACTGCTCACCCGCGAGGGGCAGGGCAGCGACGACAGCACGGACGTCGACATGTTCGACCTCGTCGCGGCCGCCCTCCGGTCGCGCCCCGACTACATCATCGTCGGGGAGGTCCGTGGTGCTGAGGGGCGGATGGCATTTCAGGCCGCCCAGACCGGCCACCCCGTGATGCTGACGTTCCACGCCAGCGACATCGTCTCGCTCATCCAGCGTTTCACCGGCGACCCCATTTCCGTCCCGGAGACGTTCATGGGCAACTGCGACCTCTGTGTGTTCCAGAACCGGGTCAAACTCGGTGACGACATGGTCCGTCGCGTCACGAGTATCCAGGAGATAGAGGGCTACTCCAAGCAGGAAGGCGGCGTCGTCACCCGGCAGGTGTTCACCTGGGATCCCATCGAGGACGACATCATCTTCACCGGGATGAACAACTCCTACGTGCTGGAGGACCGCATCGCACCGCTTCTGGGCTTCGAGGACTCGCGCGCTATCTACGACGAACTGCTGCGCCGCGCCGAGATACTCCGCCGCCTCATCGACGGAAACGTGCTCGAATACGCCGAAGTGAACCAGGCCATCGAGACGTTCCAGAACGACGGCGTCGAGGCGCTGCCGATAGATATCGCGGGACTGACCGAGGTCGGTGGGCGGTAAGCGGTGGCGACGATGGACGGCGGCTCGGGGTCGAACGTCGCCGACACGGAGTCCGAGAGCCAGTTCGACCTCCAGCAGATGCTGGAGTCGCTCGAACGCGGCTACTACACGATGGACATGCCGTACGAGCGGTATCTGTTCGTCATGCTCCTGCCCGCGCTACTGTTCGGGCAGGCGACGTTCATCGCCGTCCTCGCGTTCGAACCCCCCCTCGCCGTCAGCGCGCCGTTCGTCCTGCTGTCGTTTTTCGTGCCGGGCGTCGCACTCGTCTACCCGCAACTCGTCCACGACAGAAAGCGCAAGGAGACCAGAGAGAAGTTCTACCTCTTTATCACCCACATCACGGTGCTGTCGACGACGAACATCGACCGCGTCGAGATCTTCCGGACGCTCGCCCGCGAGAACGAGTACGGCCCGATCGCCGAGGAGATGGGTCGCATCGTCGCACTCGTCGACACGTGGAATCAGAGCCTCGACGACGCCTGTCGGATGCGCGCGAAGTTCGTCGCGAGTCCGCTGATGGAGGACTTCCTCGAACGGATGGCGTACTCCGTCGGGGCGGGCCAGCACATCAGCGAGTTCCTCCTCAACGAGCAGGACTCCATCATCCAGAGCTTCACCACCCGGTACGGGAGCCAACTCGACCG from Haloprofundus halobius includes:
- a CDS encoding type II/IV secretion system ATPase subunit, with protein sequence MSDLGTTKLSGELRSLAEQHPHLDEHLQRFRAEYNEYPVYTEELESEHEVRRPNVIYPTVKNDHPVFCHVFGDTGVPTKYYAIEPSLDETDRATYRRIRQRILDESVTRPAPGDIDEFQTHLDELLNEVVTVGTPMTSLGSLLSGRITVPEETFHTVRYLLQRDIVGLGPLAPLMGDPENEDIHVIGPHECFTDHGTYGMLPTSIDFGSPDEFENWLRNLGERMDTPISDSNPVIDSTLPDGSRINIIYSDDVSIKGPSLTIRQFNEVPLSILQITKWGTLSPEMSAYLWLCLENDQTIFVAGETASGKTTTLNAILSFIPRDAKIYTAEDTAEVLPPHSTWQQLLTREGQGSDDSTDVDMFDLVAAALRSRPDYIIVGEVRGAEGRMAFQAAQTGHPVMLTFHASDIVSLIQRFTGDPISVPETFMGNCDLCVFQNRVKLGDDMVRRVTSIQEIEGYSKQEGGVVTRQVFTWDPIEDDIIFTGMNNSYVLEDRIAPLLGFEDSRAIYDELLRRAEILRRLIDGNVLEYAEVNQAIETFQNDGVEALPIDIAGLTEVGGR